GTAGGCTAAAAGGTGTCGCAAATTTCGAAACCTCTTGATCTCAATGGGTATCTCCAAAACCAGAGTATGTTTTAAATCAAGGGTCTCTAAATTTTCTAATTTCTCAATTGACTTAGGCAAAGACGAAACTCTTGTGTGCCGAACACTTAAATATTTTAAGTGAAATAGGATTCCAACATCTTTGGGAAGGTGATTTAGATTTGGAGCATTTTCAAAATCAAGAACTTTTAAGAGCTTGAAATTAATGATAATTTCCCTTACACGATGATTAAGCACTTCGCCTTTATCAAAGATAAAAATAGACCGCACCTCAAAATCTGTACTAGTATTACTCTTAATAACTTCATAAGACCCGTTGACAATGGAAATGCGCCGAGATGATCCTTTGAAGCTGCAACCTTTCGCTGACAAAACTTGACAGAAACTTAAATCTTCCATCTTATTGATCACAATCTCACGTAGAAGATCATGGATTCGACATGTTCTAGCTTTACCATCAAAATCTACCTCTAACACTTGAACGAGATTTCTATTTACTAAATCTTTCAAGTAGTCTTCTGCAATGTCCTCTAATGCTTTACCCTTACTTGACTTCACAAAGCCTTCAGCAATCCATTGTCGAATTAATCTTCCACATCTCATTGGGTAATCTTCGGGAAAATATCCCAAATATAAGAAGCACGGCTTAAGATAGTATGGTAGATCATTGTAACTGAGAAGAAGAATTTTTGTTATGCTTTCCAGATGTTGATTGCTCTGCAGCTCTGAACTAATAGTAGTAAGCATTTTTCTCCATTCCTCAATAGTGTTGTTTGTCGTTGATAGAAGGCCAGCAATGAGGACAATAGCAAGTGGTAATCCTTCACATCTTTCAACAATTTCATGCGATAATTTTTCTAAATGGGGGGGACAACAACCATCATTAAGTTCATTGCGAAAAGTTTTCCTGCAAAAAAGTTCCCATGACTTCTCTGGAAGGAGAGGTTGTAGTTGATGGATATGGGCATATGATGATTCATTACAAAACCTTGCAACTTCAACATTTCTTGTGGTGAAAACTACTCTTCTATTTTTTTGGCCATCATCAGGGAAAATATTTTGTATATTACCCCAAAACGTTTGCTCCCAAACATCATCGAAAATCACAAGATAGTTTTTTTCTTGTAAGTAATCCCTTAACTTTGTTGTTAATGTGAATTCATCCATTGCATCAAATCCATTAGGAATAGACTCCTCTCTTGAGTCATATAATTTCTTCGCTAACTTTTGTAGTAACTCCACCTTTTCGTATGATTGAGAAACTTCTATCCAAGCATGACAATCAAAACTTCTTTGTGTACGAACATACACTTGATAGGCAAGAGTAGTCTTGCCAAGTCCTCCCATCCCTACTAAAGAGATCACAGTGCGCTTTGGAGATCCACCTACAACTTTTTTAATCAATTCATCTCTAGAAGATTCGATGCCCACAAGCTCCCTTTCCTTAATGAAGCATGAATTTTTTCGTGGATCATACCATCTACTCGATTGAGAACGAGATGATGACTCTTCTTGCATTGTCGAATTGAAGCCATAGGATGCACTTGTTTGATTTATTTCTCGAATTGTTTGTCTAATATCTTTTATTTTAGAGGCCATGTTATGGTGTGGTGTGAGTTTGATAACCAAGCATGCACTTGTACGAAAAAAGGCAATAAATCTTTGGCTATAAGAATGACTTTGTTGTTGCTTGAACAGATGTGTGTATTCATCAATAACGTCTTCCACTTCAAATGCTGCTTTTCGAAGCTTCTCCACCCATACTTTAACACCGTGGCTAATGTTGTTGTTTGGATTTGTATAGGCTTTTGCGTCTGCATCCTTGAGGAAAGCGAGAAGAAAGTCTAGATCACACTTGATTCTCTCAACATCTTTGTGAATACCTCTCAATAGGTATGCTTCTTCAGTCAACAATGGAATCAGCTTGTCTATGACTAAGCCCACAGCAATCTCTGCCATTTGACCGAGTTTGGTTCAGTACCTACCATTAATTAAGCATTTAAATATCCGCATGTTAGTATATATctattttatatgtatatatatatacatatatacatacatataaatgCATCGATCTATCATCTTATCTACATATGTTTCTAATCACTATACATTGACGTTACAAGCTAGTCTAAGCAAGCCATATTGAGAGTGAATATTGTGGTTGtaactctaatttttttatacGAGGATGGGTATTGTAGATATATGGAACTTCtcacaaatttttaagaaattctgaataatttagagTACGGAAGTTaggattcaaattaattattgcATGCGTGTCTATTTTGTATTTTATGCTCGTGTTAAAAATGTTGTTTGAATCCTAATTTTAGTAccctaaattatttataatttatcaaaaatttgtAGGAGTTCTTCTATAACTATAAATACACATGCATATGAAAAAAGTGAGATTACAACTTATCGATACCAAAAATAGAAAACATTAACTTTTTAAGGGTTTCCTAATATAAATTAAAGCTCCCAATATATATAATAGTGTATCTAAAATGTGGAATTGATTAAAGataacatataataatattaatttaaagtaCTAAAAAGGTAAGGAAAGAGAAAATAATGCAATAATTAACACAACATActgaaacttaaaaaaaaacacaGCACTAATTAATTTGGGTTTTTTAATgtgtaataattgatttattgaatattttattttaataaattattaaaatataataattttaatatataatttaatttttacatATAAATTAGTTATCGTGTTTTAatggaaataaaaagaaaaggtatAGTGTTTGAAAGAATGTTTTCTTGGTGTAGCATTTGGTGTTCTAATGGTTTGTGTTGTGTTAGTAAACGTAATTGAATCTACACCAAATTAGTGTTATCCCTAGGAGATGTCGTTTTTATTCGACTATTTTTCTAGAATCAAAATTGCTTCTATTTATtgaggaatatatatataaatatataatacttAGTGTTGGACCCAAATTTCGGTCAACTATTTGTATTTTTGAGGGAGTTCCTTTTGTGAGATTAAGAGTGCATaccttaatttattttatataggtaaaagaataaaataaaaa
The Humulus lupulus chromosome 6, drHumLupu1.1, whole genome shotgun sequence DNA segment above includes these coding regions:
- the LOC133781606 gene encoding disease resistance protein RPM1-like — encoded protein: MAEIAVGLVIDKLIPLLTEEAYLLRGIHKDVERIKCDLDFLLAFLKDADAKAYTNPNNNISHGVKVWVEKLRKAAFEVEDVIDEYTHLFKQQQSHSYSQRFIAFFRTSACLVIKLTPHHNMASKIKDIRQTIREINQTSASYGFNSTMQEESSSRSQSSRWYDPRKNSCFIKERELVGIESSRDELIKKVVGGSPKRTVISLVGMGGLGKTTLAYQVYVRTQRSFDCHAWIEVSQSYEKVELLQKLAKKLYDSREESIPNGFDAMDEFTLTTKLRDYLQEKNYLVIFDDVWEQTFWGNIQNIFPDDGQKNRRVVFTTRNVEVARFCNESSYAHIHQLQPLLPEKSWELFCRKTFRNELNDGCCPPHLEKLSHEIVERCEGLPLAIVLIAGLLSTTNNTIEEWRKMLTTISSELQSNQHLESITKILLLSYNDLPYYLKPCFLYLGYFPEDYPMRCGRLIRQWIAEGFVKSSKGKALEDIAEDYLKDLVNRNLVQVLEVDFDGKARTCRIHDLLREIVINKMEDLSFCQVLSAKGCSFKGSSRRISIVNGSYEVIKSNTSTDFEVRSIFIFDKGEVLNHRVREIIINFKLLKVLDFENAPNLNHLPKDVGILFHLKYLSVRHTRVSSLPKSIEKLENLETLDLKHTLVLEIPIEIKRFRNLRHLLAYRIDGNERFDYLKGIKVDMGIGQLKALQKLSFINVNVDGFDLFEELCKLTELRKLGINKLRSEDGKRLCDCIQNMNLLESLDISSISEDETIDLESMSCPPQFLRHLHLLGPLKNFDKWIVKLQNLSRIGIYRSKLQIDPLNVLGDLPNLLELRICNDGYDGDKLQFEKESFPKLKLLLLESLVNLRLIVIEEGALCNLEDLHIGGCPQLKQLPSGFQCLRNLKKLQWFELPKILLMSQTFQTFHRAGVDIRLYYPVDGKFWMCRMEQIVAVIEFVRDQISEDEWESKLDELFIWLISQTL